Below is a genomic region from Neisseria zoodegmatis.
TTTGCAGAGCTACCTCCCTATATATTCACGACATATTTCATCAGAAAAAATCAGGCCGGGGAAAAATAACCGTAAGCTCAGGCGCCAATTCGGTTAAAATATGTAGTTAAATTTTAAGAATAAGCCTTGTGTATTGTTGAAAATGGCATCTGATGTGAAAAAAGTTTTGCTGGTGTATTACTCGCAAACCGGCCAGCTGAGCCGGTTGGCGCAACATTTTATCGAGCCGCTGCAACAAAGCGGCGGTATTCATGTGGATTGCGTCAATATCCGGCCGCAGCAGCCTTATCCGTTTCCTTGGCCGTTTTGGCGGTTTTTCGACACCTTTCCCGAAACCGTCCACTTAAAGCCCGCCCCGATTGAGCAGCCCGATATTCCGCACACCGATTATGATGTGGTTGTGATTGCCTATACGGTGTGGTTTTTGTCGCCCGCCCAGCCGATTACCGCATTTTTGCAGCGCCCTGAAACACAGCAGCTGCTGCGCGACAAACCCGTGATTACGCTTATCGGCTGCCGCAATATGTGGTTGGCGGCGCAGGAAAAAATGAAAATGCTGTTGGCGCGCAACGGCGCGAAGCTGATCGGGAACATCGTGAAAATTGATGCGTGCAGCAGCGCCGCCAGTTTTATCACCACACCGGCGTGGATGCTCACGGGCGACAGGCAGTATTTCCGTTCGCTGCCCGCAGCCGGCATCGCCCCCGAACAGTTGGCCGACGGTGCGCGTTTCGGCGCGAAACTGCGTGACGTTTTGATGGAAAACCGGCCTCTGGACACCGGCATTTTTCACGGCATGAGCGCGGTAAAAGTGAACGAAAAACTGATTTTCAGCGAAAAAGCCGCTTCCCGCAGTTTTTATCTGTGGGGCAAGCTGCTGATGGCGGCAGGGCGCGTATCGCCGCTTGCGCGCCGCGTGCTGCTCGGCGTGTACATCGTTTTTCTGATTACCCTGATTTTGACCGTGGTGCCGATTACCGCTTTGCTGAAGCAGCTGCTCAAGCCGTTGCTGCGCCCGTGGCTGGAAAGGCAAAAACATTATTACAGCCTGCCTTCGGGAGAATGAGGCCGTCTGAAAATATTGATGAGTTAATATCGCTATATGAACCCAAACCACACTCTCAACGACGTTTACATCAACCGCATTGCCGCTTTTTTGCCCAATGAAGCAGTCGGCAATGACGATATGGAAGCCGTGCTCGGCATGGCGGGCGGGCTGCCTTCGCGCGTGCGGAAAATGATTTTGCGTTCCAACGCCATTGAAACGCGCCATTACGCCATCGACCCGGCAACGCGCGCGGCAACGCATACCAATGCCGAACTCGCGGCGGAAGCGGTGAAGCAGCTGTTTGCGCAAGGTGTCGAACCCGAAAACATCGGCAGCTTGGTGTGCGCGACTTCCTATCCCGACCAAGTGATGCCCGGTCACGGCGTGATGGTGCACGGTCTGCTGCCCGAGATTCCCGCCTGCGAAGTGCTGACCACTTCCGGCGTGTGTGTAGCGGGCATGGCGGCGATGAAACACGCTTACAACGCCGTGCGCACGGGCGAGCATAGCGATGCCGTGGCCGCCGCTTCCGAAGCCGCTTCCGCCATCATGCGCGGCGAAGTGTTCCAAAGCGAAACCGATTACAAAAAGCTGGAAAACGCCAAGCCTGAAATCGGCTTTGAAAAAGACTTTTTGCGCTGGATGCTGTCGGACGGCGCCGGTGCCGTGCATGTGAGCAACCGCCCGAACGAGGCAGGCTTGAGTTTCAAAATCCATTGGATAGAGCTGCTTTCCTACGCGAACGAAATGCCCGCCTGCATGTACGCGGGCGCAGAAATTTCAGACGGCCTCTTTCAAGGTTGGAAAGCATTCGACCAAAACTACTGCCGCCAAAACAGCCTGATGGCGGTTAAGCAGGATGTGAAGCTGCTCAATGAAAATATTATCCGCTACACCGTTGAAAAGCCTTTGGCGCAGATTGCCGCCAAACGCAAGCTGACGGCGGAAGAGATCGATTGGTTTCTGCCGCATTATTCGTCGGGCTTTTTTCGCGACAAAGTGGCGGCGGGGCTGGAAAACATCGGCTTTGCCATTCCGCAGGAAAAATGGTTTACCAACCTGCACAGCAAAGGCAACACCGGCTCGGCGTCGATTTACATTATTCTGGAAGAATTTATGCGTACTTTTCCGCTGGAAAACGGCCAGAAAATCTTGTGCTATATTCCCGAAAGCGGGCGTTTTTCCACTTGTTTCATGCTCTTGGAAGCAGTAAAGGCCGTCTGAAAATGGAAGTTGAAGATATTCCGCAAGACAACAGCAAGTCGTATCACGGCCAGCGCAAAATCATTTATGGCACGCGCAACGGCCACTACGAAGCCGCCACCAGCACCGGCTGGCAGGAAGAATCCTACGCCACCGAAATGGCGGTGTCGGAGTTGGAACAGCAAACCGAAGCGGCGCGCGAAGCTGTGGCGCAAGGCGCATATTCGCCGCTGTATTACCATATGTTCCGCTTCCGCCACGACGAAACCAGCTTAGCGATGGCGGCGGGCGTGTGGAAATGGCAGTTGCGCCGCCACTTGCGCCCCGAGGTGTTTGCCAAACTGTCGGAAAAAACCTTGCGCAAGTACGCCGATGCTTTGTGTATCAGCCTAGACGAATTGAAAAGCGCCGAGGCCGGTTCGCCCATACACAAAGCCTCAACTTAATGATCTAACGTATTGACCATGATATGCCGTCTGAAACGGCTTTCGCAAAACCCGCAAAGCTCGCTTTCAGACGGCCTCAACACCAAAACCCTATGACCGATTTCCCTCACCAACATACCGCCCATTGCGAAAGCGGCGTCATGTCCACGCTGCTGAACTACCACGGCCTGCCGCTCAACGAAGCCATGGTTTTCGGCTTGGCGCACGGGCTTTCTTTTGTGTATCTGCCGGTTGTGAAACTGGCGGGCATGCCGCTCGTGTCTTACCGCACCGTGCCGCGCAGCATCATCAAAAACACCTGCAAGGCGTTGAATCTCAAGCTGGATATCCGCAAGTTTTCGAGCGAACAGGAAGGGCAGGCCGCATTAGATGAAGCGTTGTCGCAAGGCCGTTTGGCCGGCTTGCAGACTTCCGTATTCTGGCTGCCTTACTTTCCACCGCACATGCGTTTTCATTTCAACGCGCATAATTTGTTGGTGTACGGCAAAGAGGGCGGCGACTATCTCATCAGCGACCCCGTGTTTGAAACCGTGCAGCGCTGCGCTGCCGAAGACTTGCAGCGCGCACGTTTTGCCAAAGGCGCGTTGGCGGCCAAAGGCATGATGTACACCCTGCACAACAGGCCGTCTGAAAACGCTCAGGCCGAACTGCCCGCGCTGATTCGTACTGCTATCCGCAAAAACGCCAAACACATGCTTGCCCCCGTATTTTTCGCCGGCGTGAAAGGCATACGCACCGTGGCGAAAAAAATAGAATCCCTGCCGCGCAAACAGTCTGCCAAATACCAACAGCTCTTTCTCGGCCATCTCGTACGCATGCAGGAAGAAATCGGCACAGGCGGCGCAGGCTTCCGCTACATCTACGCCTATTTTCTCGAGCAGGCCGCCGAAGTTTGCGGCGAATCCCGTTTTCAGACGGCCTCCGAGCAACTCACCGCCATCGGCGACGACTGGCGCATGTTTGCCGCCAAGTGCGTGAAGCAGTGTAAGAAGCCGTCTGAAAACGGTTGCCGCGAGATTGCCGACTTTCTGCGCGGGATTGCCGATAAGGAAGAAGCCTTGTGGCGTAGTTTGAAATCTTAACCAACAGGCCGTCTGAAAACCCGATACTTATGATTCACATCCAATCTCTTTCACACCGCTATCCCGCCGCCGATGCCGACGCATTGGCGGATGTTTCGCTTGATATTGCCGCGGGCGAATGTTGGGGTTTGCTCGGGCACAACGGCGCGGGCAAAACTACGCTGATGTCGCTGCTGGCCGGTTTGCAAGACGTGCAGCGCGGCGAGATTTTGTTTAACGGCAAACCCATCCGCCGTTTGAGCCGGGCGGAGCGGCAGAAAATCGGGCTGGTGCCGCAGGATTTTGCGTTTTATCCGCAGCTTTCGGTGTGGGACAACCTGCTGTTTTTCGCATCTCTATATAAAATGCGCGACAAAGGCCGTCTGAAAACGCTGCTGGAGCAAACCGGCCTCACCGAGCACAAAAACAAGGCGGCGAAGCATCTTTCGGGCGGCCTCAAACGCCGGTTGAATTTCGCCATCGGCCTGATTAATGCGCCCGAACTGGTGTTTTTGGACGAAATTACCGTCGGCATCGATCCGCAGTCGCGCCGTTTTATCCTCGACAGCGTGGCGGAACTGACGCGCAACGGCGTAACCGTTGTTTATACGTCCCACTATCTGCCCGAAATCGAGCAGTTGTGCAGCAAAATCGCGCTGTTGCAGCAAGGCCGTTTGGTTTATCAGGGCGCGTTGGACGAGCTATTGGCAGAGCAGGAGCAACGGGTGCGTTTTATTACCGAACCGCCGCTGCCGTCTGAAACGCTGGCATTGCTGCAAGCCGAAGCTGTTGACGGCCGCGGCATGATGGAAACCGCGCGCACGCCGGCCGAAGTGTATGAAATCTTGCAGCAGAGCGGCACGGATATCCGTTATTTCCAGCAGGGGCACGGTTCGCTGGAGGCGTTTTACCTTGATTTTCTGCGCGGAGAAGCCGCATGATTGTCGCCTCTTTAATCAAAGAACTCAAACTCTTAAGCCGCGATCTGCACGGTTTGGCCGTGCTGTTTGTGATGCCCGTGGCGTTTATGCTGATTATGTCGCTGGCTCTGAGCCGCGATGAAGATCCGCATACCGACAGCCGCATTGCTTTGGTGGGCGTAGCAGAAGATAAAGTCAACACCGCTTTTGCTGCCGCTTTGCAAAAGGAAAACATGCAGGTGAGCCTGATGCCGTCTGAAAAACTCAAAGACGCGCAGCAAGGCTTGCACGACAAGCGTTTCCAGCTGGTGCTACACAATCCCAACGCCGCTTCCGACGCGCTTGCCGACAGCCGTGCGCTGGATATTTATGTGCCGCCCGACACCGAGCCTTCTTGGCTGGCGGCGGTGAAAGGCGTTTTGCAGCAGCACTACACCGAAACGCGCCTGAATGCTTATTTCGACGGCGGCACCGGCATCACTGTGGATAACAAGCAGTTGCCGAAAAAAATCCGCGACAGCATTCAGAAAAAAGTGGATGAAAAAAACGCCGAGCAGTTTGCCGTTGTCAGCGATTTTCTGAAGCAGCCCATGCTCAAAGAACATTATCTGACCGTGCAGGGCGGTGCGGTGTCCAAACCGAACGCCGTGCAGCACAGCGTACCGGCATGGCTGATTTTCGGTATGTTTTTCATTATGATACCGCTGTCGAACGTGATGGCTTTGGAGCGCCAAACCAACACCATCACCCGCCTGCGCCTTGCCCGTGCAGGGGCGGCAGGGCTGATTGCCGCCAAACTGGTGCCGTATTTTCTGATTAACCAGTTGCAGTTTGCCGGCATGCTGCTGCTCGGCCGCTATCTGCTGCCGCAAATCGGCGTGCCTGCTTTGATGTTAAACGGCAGCCTGTGGCCTTATGTTTTGCTGTCGGCGGCGGTGAGCGCGGCGGCTTTGGGTTATGCGCTGCTGGTGAGCGTGGTGGCTAAGTCCACCGAACACGCGGTGGTGTTGGGCGGCGGCGGCGTGATTCTGATGGCGGCCATCGGCGGCATTATGGTGCCCGCCCATGTGATGCCCGAAGCCATGCAGCAGGCCGCTTGGGTGTCGCCGATGTCGTGGGGGCTGAAAGCCTTTCAAGAATTGCTGCTCAACCGCAGCGGTTTGGACGGCATCACGCTTTATCTGCAATTATTGGCCGCTTTTGCAGCCGTTACGCTTGTGCTGGCGGTGTTGCTGTACAGGCAGCAGCTGCAAACGCAAGTGCGGTTTTAACCGAACGAGGCCGTCTGAAACCGAGCCGTGCGAGAGTTTCGCAAAAAACGTTTCAGACGGCCTGAAACACATACCGAATACCGAAAGAACACCATGTCTTACACCTTTACCCTGGCACCGGGCGCGCTCGAAACCGAGTTGAAAAAACTGATACTGCAAGAATCCGACAAAGCCGACAGCATTGATTTGGCCGATTTTGCCGACGATGCCGTGCTGTTCGGCGGGCAGAGCAATGTTGATTTGGATTCGCTCGACGCGCTGCAAATTACCGTCGCTTTGCAACAGCATTTCCAAGTGCGCTTGCAAGGCGACCGCATAGTGCGCAAACACATGATGACCGTGCGCGATTTGGCGGCCTTCGTGCGCGCGGAGCACGGCGCATGATGTATGTGTGCGGGCAGGCGGCTACTTCCGCACAGCAACCGCAAGCCGGATGCAGCGCCAACCAACCCGCAACGGTTGGTTTTACCTTTTTGCAGCAAGCGCAGCAGGCCAAGTATTTCCGCGCATTTTCCAACGATAGCCTGAGCCGCGCCGAAATGGTGGCATTGGCCGAACAGCATTTGCGCCAAGCCGCCGAACGGGCAGGGTGGCCGTCTGAAAGTTGGCACGAAATGCCCGTGTTTATCGGCTCGAGTTCTTATTTGATGTCAGAATACGAAAACCGCCATCCCGACCAAAACGGGTACGATGAAGACACATATTCCCTGCTTCTTCTCGCCCGTGACCTGAAAAAACGCAGCGGCAATCCCAACATTTTCAGCTTCGCCACCGCCTGCACATCATCTACCCATGCTTTGATTCAAGCCGACAACTGGCTGCGCAGCGACTTGCATCCGCGCGCGTTTGTGCTCGGGCTGGAAAGCCTCAACCGCCTGACGCTGCTGCATTTTCACAGCTTGGGCTTGTTTACCGACGATTACCGGCCTTTCGGCGGCAACGGCCTGATGTTGGGCGAAGGCATTGCTGCGTTGGCGTGTTCGTCTGCACCCCAAAACGCTTCGGCTTTGCGCTTGGTTGCACATGCCGCCAACACAGCCACCGCCAGCGCCGTCCAAAGCGACAGCCTTGCCCAAGCCGACGTGATCCGCCGCGCTTTAGCTGCCGCACAGATTTCTCCCGAACACATCTGCGCGGTGAAAACGCACGGCATCGGCACGCAAGACAGCGATGCCGCCGAGCTTCAAGCCTTGCAGCAAGTGTTCGGCACATTGCCGCCGCTGTTGGTGTTTAAACCGCGCATCGGCCACACCCTCGGCGCCAGCACGGCATTGGAAACTGCGCTGCTGGCCGAAGCCTTGCAGCAAGGCGGCGGGCAAGACCTTAACGGCAATCCCGTCGCTTTTTCAGACGGCCATTATTTAAGTAACCACTTCGGTTTCGGCGGCAGCAACACCGCGATGGTATGGCAATGGACAAAATAAATCCCCCCGTAAACATCACCGCTGCCGTGCGTTTCGACACCGAAGCGACGGTCGCGGTCAAAACACTCAAACAGCAGCTGCAAGCGCAAACCGGCATCGATGCCCGCCGCCTCAGCCGCCTTAGCCTGATTGCCGCGCTCGGCGGCAGCCTGCTGCTCGAACGGGCGGAAATCAAACCTGATTGCGCCGTTTATGCGGCCACACCGTTTTTTTCGCCGTCGCTGTTTGAGAAAATGGCCGACAACGTGCTCAACCATCATGTGGCCATGCCGTTTGATTTTATCGCCAATCTGCACAACGCCCCCGCATTCCACACCGCGCAGGCGCTCGGCAGCAGCGGCGCATCGCTGGTGATTGCCGCCGACAACCGCCCCGAGTCATGGTGCCAAATCGTGCAACTTGCCGCCAACAGCCTGAATGTCGGGCAGCAGATTGCCGTCGGCTGGTGCTTCGAGCAGCCGCCGCAATCGGAGCAGCTTCAGGAAGGCAGCATTTGGATATTGCTGGAGCGCGGAGGGCAAAACGGTGCGGAGCTGACGCTTGGCGTTTCAGACGGCATCAGCAGGCCGTCTGAAAACTGCTATTATTGGCAGGGTGTTGCCGATTGGTTAAACCGTTTGAACGTACTTTAGACGATTTGCCGCCCCATAAAATATTCATTTCCACAGCCATAAGGAGTTTCCATGCTCGCTTCAATCCGACGCACTTACACCGCGCTGATGGTTTTACTGCTCGGTTTTCTGCTGTACAGCTTCGCCGCAACGTCTTGGCTGCAAACCGATTTGACCGCGCTGCTGCCGCAGGAAGAGCAGCCCGACGCGCTGTTGCTGGCGGCGGATGCGGCCAACGAAAAGCAGCTTAATTCGCAAGTGGTGATGTTGGCCGGAAGCAGCGATGCGGAAACAGCGTTTCAGACGGCCTCGGATATTGCCGGGCAGTGGCGGCAAAGCGGCGTGTTTGCCGAAGTGGACAGCAGCATCACGCCCGATTTGGCGCAGGTGCGTGCGGATATCCAAAAGGTGGGGCTGGCGGTGATGCCGTCTGAACAGCAGCGCTTGCTGTTTGAACAGCCCAAACACTATTTTCAGGCGCGTGCAGAGGCGGCGGTAAACCCCTTTGCCGCGCCTTCTCCTTTATCGCTGGAGCAAGATTGGCTGGGCTTCGGCCGTTTTGTAACCGAACGCGCCCGCCCGCAGAGCCGTTTGCAGTGGAATGCCGACAACGGCATGCTGTTTACCGAAGACGAACAGGGAAAAACGTGGGTGGTGCTGCGCGGCAGATTGCCCGATGCCAATCATGTAGCCAACGCCAGCGAAGGATTGCTGCCGCTGCTGGAAACAAGCCGAAAGCTGGCAGCGGAGCGCAAGGTCGATACCTTAAGCGCGGGCGGTGCGGTGTTTGCTGCTGCTGCCAAAGCGCAAGCCCAGCGTGAAAGTAAACTGATGAGCGCTGCCGGTTTGCTGCTCACTTTTGCGCTGCTGCTGTGGGTGTTCCGCAGTGCGCGCGTGTTTTGGCTGACGGTGCCGCTGGCGGCAGGCATGTTGACGGGGCTGGCGGCGGCGCTGCTGGTGTTCGGCGAAGTGCATATCCTCACGATTGTGATCGGCACGAGCTTGGTGGGGATGCTGGTCGATTTCCCGCTGCATTGGCTGGCGCCGTCGGTGTTCCGCCGTTCGGAAAGCGAATACCACGCGCTTTCAGACGGCCCGTGGCAGCCCGCTTCCGCCATGCGCCATGTGATGCCGACTTTTGCGGTAAGCCTGTTTATCACGGTAACAGGCTATGCGTTTTTATGGTTCACGCCGCTGCCGGTGTTGCGGCAAACCGCGGTGTTTTCTGGCTTTGCACTGCTGGGCGCGTTTGGCGCAACCGTGTTGTGGCTGCCCGTTTTGTTTGCACGTTATCCTGTGAAAGACGTTCCCTTTGCCGGCTGGGTGGAAAAGCTGGGCGAGGTGTCGGCACGCATCAAAAAACGCCTGCACCGCCGCGGTTGGTGGATTGTGGGCGGTATTTTTCTTGCGGCAGGATTGTGGCGTAGCGACTGGCGCGACGATATCCGCCAATGGGTCAACATGCCGTCTGAAATGCTGGCCGAAGCGCGGCAAATCGGCGTGTTGTCCGGCACCGATTTCAGCGGTCAATATTTGGTGGTCGAAGCCGAAAGTGAAGATGCGCTTTTACAGAAAAACGTCGAAGTCCGTCGCGCATTGCAGCCGCTTATTGCACAGCAAAAATTGGGTGGCGTGCAGTCGCTCGACCAATGGCTGCTGCCCGTGACCGAACAGCAAAAACTGCAAAACCGTTTGCGCGAATTAGCCAGATTGCCCGATGCGTGGCAGGCCATGCACGACATCGGCGTGCCGCGAAACACCATGCGCCAAGCCTTAAATCAAGCTGCGCAAACGCCCGCACTCACGCTTTCAGACGGCCTCAAACCCGAGCTGGCGGAAGCTTGGCGGCCTTTGTATCTCGGAGAAGCGGAGCAAGGGCGGTTTGCGTCGGTTATCCGTTTAAACGGCTTGGCCGACCCGGCTGCAGTTCAGACGGCCACACAAGGCATGAAGGGCGTGCATTGGGCGGACAAACGCGCGCACTTAAACGAATTGTTTCACGCCACCCGCAATCAG
It encodes:
- a CDS encoding beta-ketoacyl-ACP synthase III; its protein translation is MNPNHTLNDVYINRIAAFLPNEAVGNDDMEAVLGMAGGLPSRVRKMILRSNAIETRHYAIDPATRAATHTNAELAAEAVKQLFAQGVEPENIGSLVCATSYPDQVMPGHGVMVHGLLPEIPACEVLTTSGVCVAGMAAMKHAYNAVRTGEHSDAVAAASEAASAIMRGEVFQSETDYKKLENAKPEIGFEKDFLRWMLSDGAGAVHVSNRPNEAGLSFKIHWIELLSYANEMPACMYAGAEISDGLFQGWKAFDQNYCRQNSLMAVKQDVKLLNENIIRYTVEKPLAQIAAKRKLTAEEIDWFLPHYSSGFFRDKVAAGLENIGFAIPQEKWFTNLHSKGNTGSASIYIILEEFMRTFPLENGQKILCYIPESGRFSTCFMLLEAVKAV
- a CDS encoding BtrH N-terminal domain-containing protein codes for the protein MTDFPHQHTAHCESGVMSTLLNYHGLPLNEAMVFGLAHGLSFVYLPVVKLAGMPLVSYRTVPRSIIKNTCKALNLKLDIRKFSSEQEGQAALDEALSQGRLAGLQTSVFWLPYFPPHMRFHFNAHNLLVYGKEGGDYLISDPVFETVQRCAAEDLQRARFAKGALAAKGMMYTLHNRPSENAQAELPALIRTAIRKNAKHMLAPVFFAGVKGIRTVAKKIESLPRKQSAKYQQLFLGHLVRMQEEIGTGGAGFRYIYAYFLEQAAEVCGESRFQTASEQLTAIGDDWRMFAAKCVKQCKKPSENGCREIADFLRGIADKEEALWRSLKS
- a CDS encoding ABC transporter ATP-binding protein, with the translated sequence MIHIQSLSHRYPAADADALADVSLDIAAGECWGLLGHNGAGKTTLMSLLAGLQDVQRGEILFNGKPIRRLSRAERQKIGLVPQDFAFYPQLSVWDNLLFFASLYKMRDKGRLKTLLEQTGLTEHKNKAAKHLSGGLKRRLNFAIGLINAPELVFLDEITVGIDPQSRRFILDSVAELTRNGVTVVYTSHYLPEIEQLCSKIALLQQGRLVYQGALDELLAEQEQRVRFITEPPLPSETLALLQAEAVDGRGMMETARTPAEVYEILQQSGTDIRYFQQGHGSLEAFYLDFLRGEAA
- a CDS encoding ABC transporter permease, whose product is MIVASLIKELKLLSRDLHGLAVLFVMPVAFMLIMSLALSRDEDPHTDSRIALVGVAEDKVNTAFAAALQKENMQVSLMPSEKLKDAQQGLHDKRFQLVLHNPNAASDALADSRALDIYVPPDTEPSWLAAVKGVLQQHYTETRLNAYFDGGTGITVDNKQLPKKIRDSIQKKVDEKNAEQFAVVSDFLKQPMLKEHYLTVQGGAVSKPNAVQHSVPAWLIFGMFFIMIPLSNVMALERQTNTITRLRLARAGAAGLIAAKLVPYFLINQLQFAGMLLLGRYLLPQIGVPALMLNGSLWPYVLLSAAVSAAALGYALLVSVVAKSTEHAVVLGGGGVILMAAIGGIMVPAHVMPEAMQQAAWVSPMSWGLKAFQELLLNRSGLDGITLYLQLLAAFAAVTLVLAVLLYRQQLQTQVRF
- a CDS encoding acyl carrier protein → MSYTFTLAPGALETELKKLILQESDKADSIDLADFADDAVLFGGQSNVDLDSLDALQITVALQQHFQVRLQGDRIVRKHMMTVRDLAAFVRAEHGA
- a CDS encoding beta-ketoacyl synthase N-terminal-like domain-containing protein, with protein sequence MMYVCGQAATSAQQPQAGCSANQPATVGFTFLQQAQQAKYFRAFSNDSLSRAEMVALAEQHLRQAAERAGWPSESWHEMPVFIGSSSYLMSEYENRHPDQNGYDEDTYSLLLLARDLKKRSGNPNIFSFATACTSSTHALIQADNWLRSDLHPRAFVLGLESLNRLTLLHFHSLGLFTDDYRPFGGNGLMLGEGIAALACSSAPQNASALRLVAHAANTATASAVQSDSLAQADVIRRALAAAQISPEHICAVKTHGIGTQDSDAAELQALQQVFGTLPPLLVFKPRIGHTLGASTALETALLAEALQQGGGQDLNGNPVAFSDGHYLSNHFGFGGSNTAMVWQWTK
- a CDS encoding MMPL family transporter, translating into MLASIRRTYTALMVLLLGFLLYSFAATSWLQTDLTALLPQEEQPDALLLAADAANEKQLNSQVVMLAGSSDAETAFQTASDIAGQWRQSGVFAEVDSSITPDLAQVRADIQKVGLAVMPSEQQRLLFEQPKHYFQARAEAAVNPFAAPSPLSLEQDWLGFGRFVTERARPQSRLQWNADNGMLFTEDEQGKTWVVLRGRLPDANHVANASEGLLPLLETSRKLAAERKVDTLSAGGAVFAAAAKAQAQRESKLMSAAGLLLTFALLLWVFRSARVFWLTVPLAAGMLTGLAAALLVFGEVHILTIVIGTSLVGMLVDFPLHWLAPSVFRRSESEYHALSDGPWQPASAMRHVMPTFAVSLFITVTGYAFLWFTPLPVLRQTAVFSGFALLGAFGATVLWLPVLFARYPVKDVPFAGWVEKLGEVSARIKKRLHRRGWWIVGGIFLAAGLWRSDWRDDIRQWVNMPSEMLAEARQIGVLSGTDFSGQYLVVEAESEDALLQKNVEVRRALQPLIAQQKLGGVQSLDQWLLPVTEQQKLQNRLRELARLPDAWQAMHDIGVPRNTMRQALNQAAQTPALTLSDGLKPELAEAWRPLYLGEAEQGRFASVIRLNGLADPAAVQTATQGMKGVHWADKRAHLNELFHATRNQAAWLKLASYTLAWLLLWRMFGTKRGIKILAVPLAAAVGSVAVLGWLGVPVSLFAMFGLLLVSAIGVDYAVYAVAAKHSAPARLGGMLLAALTTGISFVLLGMSGTPAVAAFGLTVAVGVVLNLWLSAWLLEEHKVS